A section of the Myxococcus virescens genome encodes:
- a CDS encoding DUF3703 domain-containing protein → MTMKAKLRAAFEAELREAHEAESRAEHVRAWRHLERAHVLSQAHAGPHVRVHWRMLGFGWRRRNAAEWVGQVVRLLVAAPGSWLGRAPLGNTGGADVGILTPMPIPDDLRALLDADR, encoded by the coding sequence ATGACGATGAAGGCGAAGCTGCGCGCCGCTTTCGAAGCGGAGCTGCGCGAGGCCCATGAAGCGGAGTCGCGTGCGGAGCATGTGCGTGCCTGGCGGCACCTCGAGCGGGCCCATGTCCTCAGCCAGGCCCACGCGGGCCCTCACGTGCGGGTGCACTGGCGCATGCTGGGGTTCGGGTGGCGCCGGCGGAACGCCGCGGAGTGGGTGGGGCAGGTGGTGCGGCTGCTGGTCGCCGCGCCAGGCTCATGGCTCGGGCGGGCACCGCTGGGAAACACCGGTGGCGCGGACGTGGGCATCCTCACGCCCATGCCCATTCCCGACGACCTGCGCGCCCTGCTGGACGCAGACCGCTGA
- a CDS encoding AraC family transcriptional regulator, whose translation MTPPRPARARVPPSREDRWLGRVFFGPRRLMYVGPLAPTDPHAHPTFQVLLSLDAPVRLRDARQQEVECQAAVVPPDAEHAIVEGALAAVLLHVPAEDLVGRRLATLGIGADAASWGEAGERLRACGIGRLPMRWAEAEAQTQVLLRELQADAGVAKPTHPAVKKLLRLLPEALEEDVRLATLAPRVGLSVGRLSHLFSAQVGFPLRPYILWLRLHRAAEHLQQGASLTEAAHAAGFTDSAHLNHAFRRTFGLKPSEIAGVVEWVRPPSP comes from the coding sequence ATGACGCCTCCTCGCCCCGCCCGCGCCCGTGTGCCGCCTTCCCGTGAGGACCGGTGGCTGGGGCGCGTCTTCTTCGGCCCCCGGCGCTTGATGTACGTGGGGCCGCTCGCTCCAACGGACCCGCACGCCCACCCCACCTTTCAGGTCCTGCTGTCCCTGGACGCGCCGGTGCGTCTGCGCGACGCCCGTCAGCAGGAGGTCGAATGTCAGGCGGCCGTCGTTCCTCCGGACGCCGAGCACGCCATCGTGGAAGGCGCCCTGGCCGCGGTGCTGCTCCACGTCCCCGCGGAGGACCTGGTGGGCCGCCGGCTGGCGACGCTGGGCATTGGCGCGGACGCGGCCTCGTGGGGTGAGGCGGGCGAACGTTTGAGGGCCTGTGGCATCGGCCGGTTGCCGATGCGCTGGGCGGAGGCCGAGGCGCAGACGCAGGTCCTGCTGCGTGAACTTCAAGCCGACGCGGGCGTCGCGAAGCCCACCCACCCCGCGGTGAAGAAGCTGCTGCGGCTGCTGCCAGAGGCGCTGGAGGAAGACGTGCGTCTGGCCACGCTCGCTCCGCGCGTGGGCTTGTCGGTGGGCCGGCTGTCGCATCTGTTCAGCGCGCAGGTGGGCTTCCCCTTGCGGCCCTACATCCTCTGGCTGCGCCTGCACCGGGCCGCCGAGCACCTGCAACAAGGCGCGTCCCTCACCGAGGCCGCGCACGCCGCGGGCTTCACCGACAGCGCGCACCTGAACCACGCCTTCCGCCGCACCTTCGGCCTCAAGCCTTCGGAGATTGCCGGCGTGGTGGAGTGGGTGCGCCCGCCCTCGCCATAG
- a CDS encoding PAS domain-containing sensor histidine kinase — protein MKKVRDTGEPPLQGRERAMVEREPGLDAAGDVSPPARGGHDALIDNVDGIVWEADPSVRFIFVSKQAERLLGYPVEQWLTEPHFWIEHLHPDDRGWASTYCHSAVEQCLPHEFEYRMLAADGRVVWLRDIVTVLSKDGRAHRLQGVMVDVTEQHQAQERLEQTVSLLEATLDSTADGLLVVDRDGHITACNRRFEQLWGLTGPTACMHDATLLAAVREKLKAPDAFFSRVQALYEAPWKESFDIIELRNGRILERYSLPQRRRGLITGRVWSFRDITERVHAQRTQERLLAEAHEAIRVRDDFLSIAAHELKTPLTPLRLHLELLKRTLAAREPIAPERVDKAMAQVDRLSALVNDLVDATSVEAGRLKLQREPVSLLEVTNEACSEFRGISAEHAFMCELPQEDLLVMGDRGRLSQVLANLLENAVKYSPLGGTVRVSLSHVDGNAVLSVADGGIGISREEQAHLFGRFFRASNAPVSGFGGLGLGLYICRDIIERHGGHIWVDSELGRGSTFHVSLPVLTATAQREARP, from the coding sequence TTGAAGAAGGTCCGAGACACGGGAGAGCCCCCGCTCCAGGGGAGGGAGCGCGCCATGGTGGAGAGGGAGCCGGGCCTCGACGCAGCCGGGGACGTCAGCCCGCCTGCCCGGGGTGGACATGACGCGCTGATCGACAACGTCGACGGCATCGTCTGGGAGGCAGACCCCTCCGTCCGCTTCATCTTCGTGAGCAAGCAGGCGGAGCGGCTGCTCGGCTATCCGGTGGAGCAGTGGCTCACGGAGCCTCACTTCTGGATAGAGCACCTGCATCCAGATGACCGGGGCTGGGCCTCCACCTACTGCCACTCCGCGGTGGAGCAGTGCCTTCCCCACGAATTCGAATACCGGATGCTGGCCGCGGACGGCCGCGTCGTCTGGCTGCGTGACATCGTCACCGTGCTGTCCAAGGACGGCCGCGCCCACCGGCTTCAAGGCGTCATGGTGGACGTCACCGAGCAGCATCAGGCCCAGGAGCGGCTGGAGCAGACGGTGTCCCTGCTGGAGGCCACGCTCGACTCGACGGCGGACGGACTGCTGGTGGTCGACCGGGACGGACACATCACCGCCTGCAACCGCCGATTCGAGCAGCTCTGGGGACTGACGGGACCGACGGCCTGCATGCACGACGCGACGCTGCTCGCGGCCGTGCGCGAGAAGTTGAAGGCCCCGGACGCCTTCTTCTCGCGGGTCCAGGCCCTGTACGAGGCGCCATGGAAGGAGAGCTTCGACATCATCGAACTGCGCAACGGCCGCATCCTGGAGCGCTACTCCCTGCCCCAGCGGCGGCGCGGGCTCATCACCGGCCGCGTCTGGAGCTTCCGCGACATCACCGAGCGCGTGCACGCACAGCGCACGCAGGAGCGGCTGCTGGCCGAGGCGCACGAGGCCATTCGCGTGCGCGACGACTTCCTCTCCATCGCCGCCCACGAGCTCAAGACGCCCCTGACGCCGCTGCGCCTCCACCTGGAGCTGCTGAAGCGGACGCTGGCGGCCAGGGAGCCCATCGCGCCCGAGCGCGTGGACAAGGCCATGGCGCAGGTGGACCGCCTGTCCGCGCTGGTCAATGATTTGGTGGACGCCACCAGCGTGGAGGCGGGCCGGCTGAAGCTGCAACGCGAGCCCGTGTCGCTCCTGGAGGTGACGAACGAGGCGTGCTCGGAGTTCCGCGGCATCAGCGCGGAGCATGCCTTCATGTGCGAGCTCCCCCAGGAGGACCTCCTCGTCATGGGCGACCGGGGCCGGCTGTCGCAGGTGCTGGCCAACCTCCTGGAGAACGCCGTCAAATACAGCCCGCTGGGCGGCACCGTGCGCGTCTCCCTGTCTCACGTGGACGGCAACGCCGTGCTCAGCGTGGCGGACGGTGGCATCGGCATCTCCCGGGAGGAGCAGGCGCACCTCTTCGGCCGCTTCTTCCGCGCGAGCAACGCGCCCGTATCCGGCTTCGGGGGCCTGGGCCTGGGGCTCTACATCTGCCGGGACATCATCGAACGGCACGGCGGTCACATCTGGGTGGACAGCGAGCTGGGCCGAGGCTCCACGTTCCATGTCTCGCTGCCCGTGCTGACCGCGACGGCGCAACGGGAGGCCCGGCCCTGA
- a CDS encoding FUSC family protein, which produces MRRLLRHLRSVLRVRPGKPAIGAGLRTALATSVPLVLAFLLGVKDASWGGLTGLLVSLADKGGSYRTRAKELGAVTLLGALVGALGAPGGSMPWLDVSLMWLGVTAAAFARSYGETAGSVGGQLAVIFVVSLGAPAVGVDAALARAFWLLFGGLWAMTLSLVLWPLRPYRPARRAIARVYGELAEACWDLGRLSREGASSQEWVEAAERHMSVRPLMEQARATLGAMRGTHLGRSRRGEHLLVLLETCEPMSAQLIALAEAMEAAVREPRFLPLRARVDSLCDAYAAMASWVEQVLVRERNEGVPRAPRMVPRSRRRRYRPAPDIRNREDPLSLHVEALFGKLRELAGVAHETAAGLLHGDPVSDRGRSVVGQEPRRARSWLAPLRDHLRSDSLVFRHALRVGLVATAALVVTRALGIRDAHWVSLTVIAILQPYSAITEERALQRVGGTLLGACLAAVIATRVHSPSALLAVIVLLTAVSVSLLPINFGAFQVLLTPDYLLLATLSSGDWSLAGQRALGVLVACALALTGAWLLWPMPERRRFPEAAATALRADGEYLREVISRRSGTRPEVGAARRTFSLALLDAEASFERLTAEYHGPPQQLESGMAVITYARRFATVVTALGMERPEAEVPDQLKQLAHQAGRALDELADALRDRRVPPPLPPLKVSCKTDDPVFGALLERVPRQLGMLHGAVSRLSSGSVLR; this is translated from the coding sequence ATGCGCCGACTGCTGAGACACCTGCGCTCCGTCCTCCGCGTCCGGCCAGGAAAGCCCGCCATTGGCGCGGGCTTGCGGACCGCGCTGGCCACCTCCGTCCCCCTGGTCCTCGCGTTCCTGTTGGGGGTGAAGGACGCGAGCTGGGGAGGCTTGACCGGTCTCCTGGTGTCGCTGGCCGACAAGGGCGGCTCGTACCGGACGCGTGCGAAGGAGCTGGGCGCGGTGACGCTGCTGGGGGCCCTGGTGGGAGCGCTGGGCGCGCCGGGCGGGTCCATGCCGTGGCTGGACGTATCGTTGATGTGGCTGGGGGTGACGGCGGCGGCCTTCGCGCGGAGCTACGGAGAGACGGCGGGCTCCGTCGGCGGGCAGCTCGCGGTCATCTTCGTCGTGTCGTTGGGCGCGCCCGCGGTGGGGGTGGATGCCGCGCTGGCCCGCGCCTTCTGGCTGCTCTTCGGCGGCCTGTGGGCCATGACGCTGTCCCTGGTGCTGTGGCCCTTGCGGCCCTACCGCCCGGCGCGGAGGGCCATCGCGCGCGTGTACGGGGAGCTGGCGGAGGCGTGCTGGGATTTGGGCCGCCTGTCGCGCGAGGGCGCCAGCTCCCAGGAGTGGGTGGAGGCCGCGGAGCGGCACATGAGCGTGCGGCCCCTCATGGAGCAGGCGCGCGCCACGCTGGGGGCCATGCGCGGCACCCACCTGGGCAGGTCCCGGCGCGGCGAGCACCTGCTCGTGTTGCTCGAGACGTGCGAGCCGATGTCCGCCCAGCTCATCGCCCTGGCCGAGGCCATGGAGGCGGCCGTGCGCGAGCCCCGCTTCCTGCCGCTGCGCGCGCGCGTGGACTCGCTGTGTGACGCCTACGCGGCCATGGCGAGCTGGGTGGAGCAGGTGCTGGTGCGCGAGCGAAATGAAGGCGTCCCGCGCGCGCCCCGGATGGTGCCTCGCTCGCGCAGACGGCGCTACCGGCCCGCTCCAGACATCCGGAACCGCGAGGACCCGCTGTCCCTCCACGTGGAGGCGCTCTTCGGGAAGCTGCGGGAGCTGGCGGGAGTGGCGCACGAGACGGCCGCGGGCCTGCTCCATGGCGACCCGGTGTCCGACCGCGGGCGGAGCGTGGTGGGCCAGGAGCCGCGGCGCGCGCGCTCGTGGCTGGCCCCGCTTCGCGACCACCTTCGCTCCGACTCGCTCGTCTTCCGGCACGCGCTGCGCGTGGGGCTGGTGGCGACGGCGGCGCTGGTGGTGACGCGGGCGCTGGGCATCCGCGACGCCCACTGGGTGAGCCTCACCGTCATCGCCATCCTCCAACCGTATTCGGCCATCACGGAGGAGCGCGCGCTCCAGCGCGTCGGCGGGACGCTGCTGGGCGCATGCCTGGCGGCGGTGATTGCCACGCGCGTGCATTCTCCCTCCGCGCTGCTCGCCGTCATCGTCCTGCTCACGGCGGTGTCGGTGTCCCTCCTGCCCATCAACTTCGGTGCCTTCCAGGTTCTGCTCACGCCCGACTACCTGCTGCTGGCCACGTTGAGCTCGGGGGACTGGAGCCTCGCCGGCCAGCGCGCGCTGGGCGTGCTGGTGGCCTGCGCGCTGGCGCTGACGGGCGCGTGGCTGCTGTGGCCCATGCCGGAGCGCCGCCGCTTCCCGGAAGCCGCGGCGACCGCGCTACGCGCGGATGGTGAATACCTGCGCGAGGTCATCTCCCGGCGCAGCGGCACCCGGCCCGAGGTGGGCGCCGCGCGGCGCACCTTCAGCCTGGCGCTGCTGGACGCGGAGGCCTCTTTCGAGCGGCTCACCGCCGAGTACCACGGCCCGCCCCAGCAGCTCGAGTCAGGCATGGCCGTCATCACCTATGCGCGCCGCTTCGCCACCGTGGTGACGGCCCTGGGCATGGAGCGGCCGGAGGCGGAGGTTCCCGACCAGTTGAAGCAGCTGGCGCACCAGGCGGGGCGCGCGCTCGACGAGCTCGCGGACGCGCTCAGGGACCGGCGCGTGCCGCCACCCCTGCCGCCGTTGAAGGTGTCGTGCAAGACGGATGACCCCGTCTTCGGCGCGTTGCTCGAACGGGTGCCCCGCCAGCTGGGCATGTTGCACGGCGCCGTGTCGCGGCTCAGCAGTGGCTCGGTCCTGCGGTGA
- a CDS encoding short-chain fatty acid transporter encodes METLVRIAESLGRFSSRFVPSAFAIAVLLTLLTMALATGWAGAAPPAVLDAWGGGFWELLGFSMQMALVMFTGYLLALTGPVRALLERAARVPRTPRGAAAWMAFVSMALAYVNWGLSLVASAMLVRFMVKRRPDVDYRLLVACAYFGLGATWHSGLSASAPLLVATPGHFLEKSLGVLPIDRTLFSPFNIGLTLAVVAGLTLLAWVLHPKPENTVRVDPAVLESLGDFTPPPRPAERSFALWLDHSRLLNTVIGILGLVWLARHLWMNGGWRALNLNVVNFTFLVLAVLLHGTPARLLKASEEAGTVLHGIVLQFPLYAGIYGIFKATGLTERIGELFVSLSTRETFPAIVYLYSGVVNYFVPSGGSKWAIEAPYLLDAATRLGVAPEKVVLAYAWGDMATDLIQPFWALPLLAVARLEFKELLGFLLVAFLVYLPLVTLAFFLFG; translated from the coding sequence GTGGAGACCCTTGTCCGAATCGCGGAGAGCCTCGGCCGCTTCTCTTCGCGCTTCGTCCCCAGCGCGTTCGCCATCGCCGTCCTGCTCACGCTGCTCACCATGGCGCTGGCCACCGGCTGGGCCGGCGCCGCGCCGCCCGCCGTGCTGGACGCCTGGGGCGGCGGCTTCTGGGAGCTGCTCGGCTTCTCCATGCAGATGGCGCTGGTGATGTTCACCGGCTACCTGCTGGCCCTCACCGGCCCCGTGCGCGCGTTGCTGGAGCGCGCGGCGCGGGTGCCACGCACGCCCCGGGGCGCGGCGGCGTGGATGGCCTTCGTCTCCATGGCCCTGGCCTACGTCAACTGGGGGCTGTCCCTGGTGGCCAGCGCCATGCTGGTGCGCTTCATGGTGAAGCGCCGGCCGGATGTGGACTACCGGCTGCTGGTGGCGTGCGCGTACTTCGGCCTGGGCGCCACCTGGCACTCGGGCCTGTCCGCCTCCGCGCCGCTGCTGGTGGCCACGCCGGGCCACTTCCTGGAGAAGAGCCTGGGCGTGCTGCCCATCGACAGGACGCTCTTCTCGCCCTTCAACATCGGCCTCACGCTGGCCGTGGTGGCGGGGCTGACGCTGCTGGCGTGGGTGCTGCACCCCAAGCCGGAGAACACCGTCCGCGTGGACCCGGCGGTGCTGGAGTCCCTGGGCGACTTCACCCCGCCCCCGCGCCCGGCGGAGCGAAGCTTCGCCCTGTGGCTGGACCACTCGCGGCTGCTCAACACCGTCATCGGCATCCTGGGGCTCGTGTGGCTGGCGCGGCACCTGTGGATGAATGGAGGCTGGCGCGCGCTCAACCTCAACGTGGTGAACTTCACCTTCCTGGTGCTGGCGGTGCTGCTGCACGGCACCCCCGCGCGGCTGCTCAAGGCCAGCGAGGAGGCCGGCACCGTGCTGCACGGCATCGTCCTCCAGTTCCCGCTGTACGCGGGCATCTACGGCATCTTCAAGGCCACCGGCCTGACGGAGCGCATCGGCGAGCTGTTCGTGTCGCTGTCCACGCGCGAGACGTTCCCCGCCATCGTCTACCTGTACAGCGGCGTGGTGAACTACTTCGTCCCCTCCGGCGGCTCGAAGTGGGCCATTGAAGCGCCCTACCTCCTGGACGCCGCGACGCGGCTGGGCGTGGCGCCGGAGAAGGTCGTGCTGGCGTATGCGTGGGGCGACATGGCCACCGACCTCATCCAACCCTTCTGGGCGCTGCCGCTGCTGGCCGTGGCGCGCTTGGAGTTCAAAGAGCTCCTGGGATTCCTGCTGGTGGCCTTCCTCGTGTACCTGCCGCTGGTGACGCTGGCCTTCTTCCTCTTCGGCTGA
- a CDS encoding metallophosphoesterase family protein encodes MRILKLEAEPSYLWPYLSAAPRGGTETQNLPLLQGKVDALPAGLDALVVTSDLQGVAPRALLGGAVALLGEVLADGLASLSAEGMLPPLEHTGVVLAGDLFADDTALVRGASGDVRSVWDAFGQQFRWVAGVAGNHDTFGAARERAQFFRQRPEQRMLDGDVVDVDGLRVGGVSGIIGRPDKPGRRDEEAFLRRLRDVIRQDPELLVLHQGPDVPGTRMRGSAAIREGLPARDDLLVICGHSHWDTPLVALPAGPQVLNVDSRAVLLTC; translated from the coding sequence ATGCGAATCCTGAAGCTCGAAGCGGAACCGTCGTACCTGTGGCCCTATCTCTCCGCGGCACCCCGAGGTGGAACCGAAACCCAGAACCTGCCTCTCCTGCAGGGGAAGGTTGACGCATTGCCAGCGGGGCTGGATGCCCTGGTGGTGACGTCGGACCTGCAGGGCGTGGCGCCTCGCGCGCTGCTGGGGGGCGCGGTGGCCCTGCTGGGAGAAGTCCTGGCGGATGGGCTCGCGTCCTTGAGCGCGGAGGGCATGTTGCCCCCGCTCGAGCACACGGGCGTGGTGCTGGCGGGGGACCTGTTCGCCGACGACACCGCGCTGGTGCGGGGGGCGTCCGGGGACGTGCGGTCCGTATGGGATGCCTTTGGACAGCAGTTTCGCTGGGTGGCGGGCGTGGCGGGAAATCACGACACCTTTGGCGCCGCGCGCGAGCGGGCGCAGTTCTTCCGCCAGCGTCCGGAGCAGCGGATGCTCGATGGCGACGTGGTGGATGTGGATGGGCTTCGAGTGGGCGGCGTGAGCGGCATCATCGGCCGTCCGGACAAGCCGGGCCGGCGCGACGAGGAGGCGTTTCTTCGGCGCCTTCGTGACGTCATACGACAGGACCCGGAGCTGCTGGTGCTCCACCAGGGACCCGATGTGCCTGGAACGCGCATGCGTGGAAGCGCGGCCATCCGAGAGGGCCTGCCGGCCCGTGACGACCTGTTGGTAATTTGTGGCCACTCGCACTGGGACACGCCGCTGGTGGCGCTGCCCGCGGGGCCCCAGGTCCTCAACGTGGACAGCAGGGCCGTGCTGCTCACGTGCTGA
- a CDS encoding alpha/beta hydrolase encodes MNLDPSTQKFVSDLAASNSPPLYTLTPEQAREVLLEAQSIPVPMPDADVEERKLPVGPRGSVRTLLFRPKGSTERLPVVVFVHGAGWVMGDARTHERLVRELVKGANVAAVFVDYGRSPENKFPVAIEEAYAATKYVAEHPDEFNVDARRMALVGDSVGGNMATVVSMLAKERGGPSIRFQVLFYPVTDANFDNGSYQEFAEGPWLTRKAMKWFWDAYLPEAGKRVDPHVSPLRASLDQLKGLPPALVITDENDVLRDEGEAYAAKLSEAGVNVTQVRFLGTHHDFVMLNALAQTPAARGAIALTTTKLREWLHAN; translated from the coding sequence ATGAACCTGGACCCTTCCACGCAGAAGTTCGTCTCGGACCTGGCGGCCTCGAACAGCCCGCCGCTGTACACCCTGACGCCAGAGCAGGCACGGGAAGTCCTCCTCGAGGCGCAGTCGATTCCAGTGCCCATGCCAGACGCGGACGTGGAGGAGCGCAAGCTGCCCGTGGGGCCCAGGGGCTCCGTCCGGACGCTGCTCTTCCGGCCGAAGGGGAGCACGGAGCGCCTGCCGGTGGTGGTGTTCGTCCACGGCGCGGGCTGGGTGATGGGAGATGCCAGGACGCACGAGCGGCTGGTGCGGGAGCTGGTCAAGGGGGCGAATGTCGCCGCGGTGTTCGTGGACTATGGCCGCTCGCCTGAGAACAAGTTCCCCGTGGCCATCGAAGAGGCCTATGCCGCGACGAAGTACGTGGCGGAGCATCCGGACGAATTCAACGTGGATGCCCGCCGCATGGCGCTGGTGGGAGACAGCGTCGGAGGGAACATGGCGACCGTCGTCAGCATGCTCGCGAAGGAGCGCGGGGGCCCGTCCATCCGCTTCCAGGTGCTCTTCTATCCCGTCACCGACGCCAACTTCGACAACGGCTCCTACCAGGAGTTCGCGGAGGGGCCGTGGCTGACGCGCAAGGCGATGAAGTGGTTCTGGGATGCCTACCTGCCGGAGGCCGGCAAGCGCGTGGACCCGCATGTGTCCCCGCTGCGGGCGTCACTGGACCAGCTCAAGGGCCTGCCTCCCGCGCTGGTCATCACCGACGAGAACGACGTGCTGCGTGACGAGGGCGAGGCCTACGCGGCGAAGCTCTCCGAGGCGGGCGTCAACGTCACCCAGGTCCGCTTCCTGGGGACGCATCACGACTTCGTCATGCTCAACGCGCTGGCGCAGACGCCGGCGGCGCGAGGCGCCATCGCGCTGACCACCACCAAGCTGCGCGAGTGGCTGCACGCGAACTGA
- a CDS encoding oxygenase MpaB family protein, whose translation MNRFALRDLTDRLDAQTQHEDIVRILATREFPWDVEQALSFALFRTYAVPSIGVLLHDTGEFTQRTQKRYDDTVLILDTILEHGMASQEGRSAFRRMNQMHGAYDISNDDMRYVLSTFVVTPVRWIADFGWRPFTPHEVTGWTNYYRAVGRHMGIQDIPETYEAFTSLMDGYEAKHFAFDARSKAVADATLELLTTFPPTNLAPKRLVTLFARTLMEDALLDAFHYPHPSGLSRKVFRLALKARGTFVRYALSPKKEPAYARQRANIRSYPNGYAVESLGTFPRTCPVKHGAAAEGSPQRAPPKGGP comes from the coding sequence ATGAACCGCTTCGCGCTGCGCGACCTCACGGACCGCCTCGACGCCCAGACCCAACACGAGGACATCGTCCGCATCCTCGCCACCCGGGAGTTCCCCTGGGACGTCGAACAGGCGCTCAGCTTCGCGCTGTTCCGCACCTACGCGGTGCCCAGCATCGGCGTCCTCCTGCACGACACAGGCGAGTTCACCCAGCGCACCCAGAAGCGCTACGACGACACCGTGCTCATCCTGGACACCATCCTGGAGCACGGCATGGCCAGCCAGGAAGGCCGGAGCGCCTTCCGGCGCATGAACCAGATGCACGGCGCCTATGACATCTCCAACGATGACATGCGCTACGTGCTCTCCACCTTCGTGGTGACGCCCGTGCGCTGGATTGCGGACTTCGGATGGCGGCCGTTCACGCCGCATGAAGTGACGGGATGGACGAACTACTACCGCGCCGTCGGCCGCCACATGGGCATCCAGGACATCCCGGAGACCTACGAGGCCTTCACCTCGCTCATGGACGGATACGAAGCCAAACACTTCGCCTTTGACGCGCGCAGCAAGGCCGTCGCGGACGCCACCCTGGAGCTGCTCACCACCTTCCCGCCGACGAACCTCGCGCCCAAGCGGCTGGTCACCCTCTTCGCACGCACGCTGATGGAGGACGCCCTGCTGGACGCGTTCCACTACCCCCACCCGTCTGGCCTCAGCCGCAAGGTGTTCCGTCTGGCGCTCAAGGCGCGCGGCACGTTCGTCCGCTACGCGCTGTCTCCAAAGAAGGAGCCCGCCTACGCCCGGCAGCGCGCGAACATCCGCAGCTACCCGAATGGCTACGCCGTCGAATCCTTGGGAACCTTCCCCAGGACGTGTCCCGTGAAGCATGGCGCCGCCGCGGAGGGCTCGCCTCAGCGCGCGCCGCCCAAGGGCGGCCCCTGA